Proteins co-encoded in one Capnocytophaga ochracea DSM 7271 genomic window:
- a CDS encoding virulence RhuM family protein, producing the protein MNTQQKIIIYKTDDGKVKISLFAKDGSVWLNQNQLADLFDTSVPNISMHISNILKDNELSPNSVIKNYLTTACDGKNYEVTFYSLDMILAIGFRVRSKRGVQFRQWANQYLKEFMVKGFVMDDERLKNPDGRPDYFDELLARIRDIRASEKRFYQKIRDLFMLSSDYDKTDKATQMFYAQTQNKILYAITGQTAAELIVSRADASQNNMALTSWEGNIVRKGDIYIAKNYLTDNEIDSLNRFVMVFLESAELRAKNRQDITMDFWRENIDRIIEFNDKKVLKGNGSVSNEQMKTIVRKVYDEFEVKRKQYDAQQADLEDLKEIEELEAHIKLLK; encoded by the coding sequence ATGAACACACAACAAAAAATCATCATTTATAAGACCGACGACGGTAAGGTGAAAATCTCTCTTTTTGCCAAAGACGGCTCGGTATGGTTGAACCAAAATCAGCTTGCTGACCTTTTTGACACCTCTGTTCCTAATATCAGTATGCACATATCTAATATACTAAAGGATAATGAATTATCTCCAAATTCAGTTATTAAGAATTACTTAACAACTGCCTGTGATGGGAAGAATTATGAAGTTACTTTTTACAGTTTGGATATGATTCTGGCTATTGGATTTAGGGTGCGTAGTAAGCGAGGAGTTCAGTTCAGGCAATGGGCTAACCAGTACTTGAAAGAATTTATGGTGAAGGGATTTGTGATGGACGATGAACGGCTGAAAAACCCCGATGGGCGACCTGATTATTTCGACGAATTACTCGCCCGTATTCGCGACATTAGAGCTTCGGAAAAACGCTTCTACCAAAAAATAAGAGACTTATTTATGCTCAGTAGCGATTATGATAAAACCGATAAGGCGACCCAGATGTTTTATGCACAAACTCAAAATAAAATTCTATACGCTATCACAGGTCAAACGGCTGCTGAATTGATTGTCAGTCGTGCTGATGCTTCGCAAAACAATATGGCACTTACCTCGTGGGAGGGAAACATAGTGAGGAAAGGGGATATTTACATAGCTAAGAATTACCTTACTGATAATGAGATTGATAGCTTAAATCGGTTTGTAATGGTATTCTTAGAATCGGCGGAATTAAGAGCTAAAAACCGACAAGACATTACTATGGATTTCTGGCGTGAGAACATCGATAGGATTATTGAATTCAACGATAAAAAAGTACTAAAAGGCAATGGCTCAGTGAGCAACGAACAAATGAAAACAATAGTGAGAAAAGTGTATGACGAGTTTGAAGTGAAACGGAAACAATATGATGCTCAGCAAGCTGACTTAGAAGATTTAAAAGAAATAGAAGAATTAGAAGCGCATATAAAACTGCTAAAATAA
- a CDS encoding FeoB-associated Cys-rich membrane protein gives MNTQEIIAYILVVIAVGYLVKTLFFKKKKKSCGGGTDCKCG, from the coding sequence ATGAATACACAAGAAATCATCGCTTATATATTAGTTGTTATAGCAGTAGGCTATCTCGTAAAAACACTTTTTTTTAAAAAGAAAAAGAAAAGTTGTGGAGGAGGAACTGATTGTAAGTGTGGATAA
- the uvrA gene encoding excinuclease ABC subunit UvrA produces the protein MKTKEILIKGAKLHNLKNITVGIPRNKLVVITGLSGSGKSSLAFDTLYAEGQRRYVESLSSYARQFLGKLDKPKVDNIVGIAPAIAIQQKVNTSNPRSTVGTSTEVYDYLKLLFARIGKTYSPISGQEVKKHTVTDVVDAVMRYPKGTKLLLLAPVSIPKDRTVEQVLKLLLQQGYARILYKEEIILIEEDNLPKNLDNFQLVVDRVIVRHDEDFQHRLADAVETAFFEGKGECYIQEMDGVVQTHFSNRFELDGITFLEPNVHLFSFNNPYGACPKCDGYGDTIGLDEDLIVPNTGLSVYENAIYPWRGETMSWFRDQLVNNAYKFDFPIHKPWFELTNEQKQLVWDGNKYFTGLTDFFKELEDKSYKIQNRVLLARYRGKTRCHECHGKRLRKEANYVKIAGKSISDLVELPIEELQIFFKELKLTDYEQEVAKRLLLEINNRLQFLADVGLGYLTLNRKSNTLSGGESQRINLATSLGSSLVGSMYILDEPSIGLHPRDTERLISVLKSLRDLGNTVIVVEHDEDIMKAADHIIDIGPEAGTHGGEVVATGTYNELLKANTLTGKYLSGRLTIEVPKKRRTSPHYITLVGCRENNLKNIDVTFPLDMLTVVTGVSGSGKSTLVKKLLYPAIQKELDLGGEKIGQFTKIEGKYKHLQSVEFVDQNPIGKSTRSNPITYIKTYDDIRALFASQKLAKMRNFQSKHFSFNVDGGRCEVCKGEGEVTIEMQFMADVHLTCEACGGKRFKKEVLEVMYEGKNIDDLLNTTIDDAVAFFQKHKQTKIAEKLKPLQDVGLGYVTLGQSSSTLSGGEAQRIKLASFLSKSDSKEKVLFIFDEPTTGLHFHDIRKLLDSLQALIEKGHSVIIIEHNVEMIKSADYVIDLGLEGGAKGGNLIATGTPEEIAKNKKSYTGKYLKLK, from the coding sequence ATGAAAACCAAAGAGATACTTATAAAGGGTGCTAAATTACACAACCTTAAAAATATAACTGTAGGGATTCCTCGTAATAAGTTAGTGGTGATTACAGGACTTTCGGGCTCGGGTAAATCATCATTGGCGTTTGACACGCTTTACGCCGAAGGACAGCGCCGTTATGTGGAGAGCCTATCGTCGTACGCGCGTCAGTTTTTGGGTAAGTTAGACAAACCCAAAGTAGACAATATCGTAGGGATTGCCCCTGCGATTGCGATTCAACAGAAAGTAAATACCTCGAACCCACGTTCTACTGTGGGCACTTCTACCGAGGTGTACGACTACTTGAAGCTGCTTTTTGCTCGTATCGGGAAGACGTATTCGCCAATTTCGGGACAAGAGGTGAAAAAACATACGGTTACCGATGTGGTAGATGCAGTAATGCGATATCCCAAAGGTACGAAATTGTTGCTTTTAGCCCCTGTGAGTATCCCCAAAGACCGCACCGTAGAGCAAGTGCTCAAACTCCTATTACAACAGGGCTATGCACGCATTCTATACAAAGAAGAAATTATCCTTATTGAGGAAGACAACTTACCTAAGAATCTCGACAATTTCCAATTGGTAGTAGATAGGGTGATTGTGCGTCACGACGAAGACTTTCAGCACCGCCTTGCCGATGCGGTAGAGACGGCTTTTTTTGAAGGCAAAGGCGAGTGCTATATTCAAGAAATGGACGGGGTGGTACAAACGCATTTCAGCAATCGGTTTGAGTTGGACGGTATCACTTTTTTAGAGCCTAACGTACATTTGTTCAGCTTTAACAACCCTTATGGGGCTTGCCCAAAATGCGATGGTTATGGTGATACTATCGGACTTGATGAAGACCTTATCGTACCTAACACAGGTCTTTCGGTCTACGAGAATGCTATCTATCCTTGGCGTGGCGAGACGATGAGTTGGTTTCGTGACCAATTGGTGAATAACGCCTATAAGTTCGATTTCCCGATACACAAGCCTTGGTTTGAGCTCACCAATGAGCAGAAACAATTGGTTTGGGACGGTAACAAGTATTTCACAGGACTCACCGATTTTTTCAAAGAGTTAGAAGACAAAAGTTACAAAATACAAAACCGAGTGCTCTTGGCACGCTATCGCGGAAAAACGCGTTGTCACGAATGCCACGGCAAGCGTTTGCGCAAAGAGGCTAACTACGTAAAAATAGCAGGCAAAAGCATTTCGGACTTGGTAGAATTGCCTATTGAAGAACTACAAATCTTTTTCAAAGAACTCAAGCTCACCGACTATGAGCAAGAGGTAGCCAAACGATTGCTTTTAGAAATTAACAACCGCTTGCAATTCCTTGCCGATGTAGGCTTAGGTTACTTAACGCTCAACCGAAAATCGAACACGCTCTCAGGAGGGGAAAGCCAGCGCATTAACTTAGCGACCTCGTTGGGCAGTAGTTTGGTAGGCTCTATGTACATACTCGATGAGCCCAGTATCGGTTTGCACCCACGCGATACCGAACGACTGATAAGCGTACTAAAATCCCTGCGCGACTTAGGCAATACGGTGATTGTGGTGGAGCACGACGAGGATATTATGAAAGCTGCCGACCATATTATTGATATAGGTCCTGAAGCCGGTACGCACGGTGGCGAAGTAGTAGCGACAGGCACTTACAACGAACTTCTAAAAGCCAACACCCTTACGGGGAAATACCTCAGTGGGCGCTTAACAATTGAAGTACCCAAAAAGCGACGCACTTCGCCTCACTACATCACTTTGGTAGGCTGTCGCGAGAACAACCTTAAAAATATAGATGTTACTTTTCCTTTGGATATGCTCACGGTAGTTACAGGGGTATCGGGTAGTGGAAAATCGACTTTGGTGAAAAAGCTACTCTATCCTGCTATTCAGAAAGAATTAGACTTAGGCGGAGAGAAAATCGGTCAGTTTACCAAAATAGAGGGCAAATACAAGCACTTGCAAAGTGTGGAGTTTGTAGACCAAAACCCTATTGGCAAATCTACCCGTTCAAATCCTATTACCTATATTAAGACTTACGACGATATTCGCGCCCTCTTTGCAAGTCAGAAGTTGGCAAAGATGCGCAATTTCCAATCCAAACACTTCTCGTTCAACGTTGATGGGGGGCGTTGTGAAGTATGTAAAGGAGAGGGTGAAGTAACCATAGAAATGCAATTTATGGCTGATGTGCACCTCACTTGTGAGGCTTGTGGCGGCAAACGCTTCAAAAAAGAAGTGCTTGAAGTGATGTACGAAGGCAAAAACATAGATGACCTGCTGAACACTACTATTGATGATGCCGTAGCCTTTTTCCAAAAGCACAAACAAACCAAAATAGCCGAAAAACTCAAACCTTTGCAAGATGTAGGTTTGGGGTATGTAACACTGGGGCAATCCTCTTCTACCCTATCGGGTGGGGAAGCCCAACGGATAAAATTAGCGTCGTTTCTATCGAAATCAGACAGTAAAGAAAAGGTGCTTTTCATCTTCGATGAGCCTACTACGGGGTTGCACTTTCACGACATTCGAAAGCTCTTAGACTCGCTACAAGCTCTTATAGAAAAAGGGCATTCGGTAATTATTATAGAGCACAATGTAGAGATGATAAAATCGGCTGACTACGTGATAGATTTAGGCTTAGAAGGCGGTGCTAAGGGAGGTAATCTCATAGCAACGGGTACGCCCGAAGAAATCGCTAAAAACAAAAAGAGCTACACAGGTAAATACTTAAAACTGAAATAA
- the ric gene encoding iron-sulfur cluster repair di-iron protein has product MSITTNKTIGEIVADDFRTAAIFKKHGIDFCCKGGRTIDEACEKKGVEKNALISELEALPKGNGNEVDVRDWPLDLLANYIVRIHHQYVHDKTPMLLQFLDKLCRVHGERHPELFEINRIFNESARDLESHFKKEEGVLFPFIESLVKAQQSGQPLGDIPFGTVENPIAMMMHEHSAEGERFEEIVKLTNNYTPPADACNTYKVTYQMLQEFETDLNRHIHLENNILFPKAIALEKQLRQA; this is encoded by the coding sequence ATGAGTATAACAACAAACAAAACCATTGGCGAAATCGTAGCCGACGATTTTCGCACTGCCGCTATATTTAAAAAACACGGTATTGATTTTTGCTGCAAAGGCGGTCGTACTATCGACGAAGCCTGTGAGAAAAAAGGAGTAGAGAAAAACGCGCTTATTAGCGAGTTAGAAGCACTCCCCAAAGGCAATGGTAACGAGGTCGATGTACGCGATTGGCCTCTCGACTTGCTTGCTAACTATATTGTGCGCATTCATCATCAATACGTGCACGACAAAACCCCTATGCTCTTGCAGTTTCTCGATAAGCTATGTCGTGTGCACGGCGAGCGTCACCCTGAGCTCTTTGAAATCAATCGTATTTTTAATGAGAGTGCTCGTGACCTCGAGTCGCATTTTAAAAAAGAAGAAGGAGTGCTTTTCCCTTTTATCGAAAGCCTCGTAAAAGCACAACAATCAGGGCAACCTCTTGGCGATATACCTTTCGGTACGGTAGAGAACCCTATTGCAATGATGATGCACGAACACAGTGCAGAAGGTGAGCGTTTCGAGGAAATAGTAAAGCTTACCAATAACTATACGCCTCCTGCCGACGCTTGTAATACTTACAAGGTAACGTATCAAATGTTGCAAGAGTTTGAAACCGATTTAAATCGTCATATCCACCTCGAAAACAATATCCTTTTCCCTAAAGCAATTGCTTTGGAAAAACAGCTTCGTCAAGCGTAG
- a CDS encoding leucine-rich repeat domain-containing protein, giving the protein MYLAMKTRLMMLALAVLTSATLFSCKKDDKEGDSNIVLGKSAVTLNLGGQETIKVTAPDGIKKPQSEDVNVAIATVGRDIWVTIQSKQKVGETRVKIESKTGNIAYINVTVKDKETNDRGLVVLGKTVFVDRDQEVEVTNLLKKYNDVIDKVNIKSTSSALAQVRKDGNRFFVKGIGEGLTGEVYFEDTAGENDKKKGFPKGSFIVHVRAPFLAIQSGEVGVGQTKRIDLINIYNNAFTFEGVNNDIATVEYARELSAGTEIPNGSFTGIKVTGKKAGSFVLKLINSDGDNGKGNEISLTINVTAVDNSAYIIKDGVLTGIKAGVNLKGAIKLPENVTKVAATVFKNQPELTEIDFNNVTEIEGKIFSANEDDVLGINVNLTSITLPKVVKIGDSSFRNAKKLTRVELPATLTHLGQYAFSNCTALQHVAFRGTVPPKGLGALPKTIVKGKREPAPEKPTATDAFDAGQIQLYIPLASKSAYKNALGESPFRAGGIYNPKDISEFK; this is encoded by the coding sequence ATGTATTTAGCAATGAAAACTAGACTAATGATGTTAGCTTTAGCAGTGTTGACTTCAGCAACCCTGTTTAGCTGCAAAAAAGACGATAAAGAGGGAGACTCTAATATAGTATTAGGGAAGAGTGCTGTAACCCTTAACTTAGGAGGGCAAGAAACTATAAAAGTAACAGCCCCCGATGGTATCAAAAAACCCCAATCTGAAGATGTAAATGTGGCTATTGCTACTGTGGGTAGAGATATTTGGGTTACTATCCAAAGTAAACAGAAAGTAGGAGAGACCCGTGTAAAAATAGAAAGTAAAACCGGGAATATAGCCTATATCAATGTAACTGTAAAAGACAAAGAAACTAATGATAGAGGTTTAGTCGTTTTGGGTAAAACCGTATTTGTTGATAGAGACCAAGAAGTAGAAGTTACTAATTTGCTCAAAAAATACAACGATGTAATAGATAAAGTAAATATCAAATCTACTTCATCTGCTTTGGCACAAGTACGTAAAGATGGAAATAGATTTTTTGTAAAAGGAATAGGCGAGGGACTAACTGGTGAAGTATACTTTGAAGATACCGCAGGTGAGAACGACAAGAAGAAGGGATTCCCTAAAGGAAGTTTTATCGTACACGTACGAGCTCCTTTCCTTGCAATACAAAGCGGTGAAGTAGGAGTAGGGCAAACCAAACGTATTGATTTAATCAATATCTATAACAATGCCTTTACTTTCGAAGGTGTAAATAATGATATTGCCACTGTTGAGTATGCAAGAGAATTAAGTGCAGGAACAGAAATTCCAAATGGTAGCTTTACAGGTATAAAAGTAACAGGTAAAAAAGCAGGCTCTTTTGTGTTAAAGCTTATTAATAGCGATGGTGATAACGGTAAAGGGAATGAAATTAGCTTGACAATCAATGTTACTGCTGTTGATAATTCCGCTTATATAATAAAAGACGGCGTACTTACAGGAATAAAAGCAGGTGTAAATTTAAAAGGAGCTATAAAACTTCCTGAAAACGTTACAAAAGTAGCAGCTACAGTCTTTAAGAATCAACCTGAGCTTACCGAGATTGATTTTAATAATGTTACTGAGATAGAAGGTAAAATATTTAGTGCAAATGAAGATGATGTATTAGGTATTAACGTTAATCTTACTTCTATTACATTGCCTAAAGTAGTAAAAATAGGAGATTCCTCTTTTAGAAATGCTAAGAAATTAACAAGAGTAGAATTACCAGCTACTTTAACTCACTTAGGACAATATGCATTCAGTAATTGTACTGCGTTACAACACGTAGCTTTTAGAGGAACAGTTCCTCCAAAAGGATTAGGTGCTCTCCCTAAAACTATTGTAAAAGGCAAACGTGAGCCAGCTCCAGAAAAACCTACCGCTACAGATGCTTTTGATGCTGGTCAGATACAATTATATATACCTTTAGCAAGTAAGTCAGCTTATAAAAATGCTTTAGGAGAATCTCCTTTCCGTGCAGGAGGTATATACAACCCTAAAGATATTTCAGAATTTAAATAA
- a CDS encoding SIMPL domain-containing protein produces MKQYILLFSLVSTMAIAQTQTPSVQVVGEGIVYVIPDVVNISISIEREGLDLKNLRQKNSEEVAKVLETLSKELPKENFQTSYVSLYKDDYNKINKYRVLQNITIKLEDISKYDSLMNAIFDAGVNRINSVSFDVKNKEKHLQDARVAAIEDARKKALLYAVSLDQNIGKAIAVKELSSNFNDVQPTFRSSKVSLGSSGAEANDDTLAIGKIAVEAQINVAFELLNK; encoded by the coding sequence ATGAAACAGTACATTTTATTATTCTCATTGGTCTCTACAATGGCAATAGCACAAACCCAAACACCTTCAGTGCAAGTGGTGGGTGAAGGCATTGTATATGTTATCCCCGATGTCGTAAACATCTCTATCAGTATAGAAAGAGAAGGACTTGACCTTAAAAATTTGCGACAAAAAAACAGTGAAGAAGTAGCCAAGGTCTTGGAGACTTTGAGTAAAGAACTGCCAAAGGAAAACTTCCAAACCAGCTATGTTTCACTTTATAAAGACGATTATAACAAGATTAATAAATATCGCGTTTTACAAAATATTACTATTAAATTAGAAGATATTAGCAAATACGATAGTTTAATGAACGCTATTTTTGATGCAGGCGTAAACCGTATCAACAGTGTAAGTTTCGATGTGAAGAATAAAGAAAAGCATTTGCAAGACGCTCGTGTAGCTGCCATTGAAGATGCTCGTAAAAAAGCACTGCTCTATGCAGTAAGTTTAGACCAAAATATAGGCAAAGCCATTGCTGTTAAAGAACTCTCATCAAACTTTAACGATGTACAACCTACTTTCAGATCCAGTAAAGTGAGCTTAGGTAGTAGCGGAGCGGAAGCTAACGACGACACCTTAGCAATAGGCAAAATAGCGGTAGAAGCACAAATAAATGTAGCTTTTGAATTACTCAATAAATAG